A DNA window from Hemiscyllium ocellatum isolate sHemOce1 chromosome 48, sHemOce1.pat.X.cur, whole genome shotgun sequence contains the following coding sequences:
- the LOC132836821 gene encoding deoxycytidine kinase 2-like isoform X4 — MLYQDPHRWSYTFQSYSCMSRIKVHLAPVSPRLLSAEQPVQIFERSVYSDRYVFASNLYEIGWLNEIEWTVYQDWHTYLLNQFGSRVALEGIIYLQASPEKCLERLHRRGRDEEREIQLEYLKQLHSQHENWLVKRSTELHFEHLKNIPVLVLDVNEEFEDDKTRREKLFEDVKKFVNSLKLEK; from the exons ATGTTGTATCAGGATCCCCACCGTTGGTCCTACACCTTTCAGTCATACTCCTGTATGAGCCGAATCAAGGTCCATTTGGCACCAGTATCTCCCAGACTACTAAGTGCAGAACAACCAGTGCAGATATTTGAAAGATCAGTCTACAGTGACAG ATATGTATTTGCATCCAATCTATATGAAATTGGTTGGTTGAATGAGATTGAATGGACCGTCTACCAGGACTGGCACACTTACCTTCTCAACCAATTTGGGAGTCGAGTGGCTTTGGAAGGAATTATCTACCTTCAAGCATCTCCTGAA AAGTGTTTGGAAAGATTACACCGAAGGGGTAGAGATGAAGAAAGGGAAATTCAGCTGGAGTACCTGAAACAGCTCCATTCACAACATGAAAACTGGCTTGTGAAACGCTCTACTGA ACTGCACTTTGAACATCTGAAGAACATTCCAGTGTTGGTGTTGGATGTCAATGAAGAGTTTGAAGATGATAAAACAAGACGAGAAAAGCTGTTTGAAGAT GTGAAGAAGTTTGTGAACAGTCTGAAGTTGGAAAAATGA